A genomic segment from Streptosporangium roseum DSM 43021 encodes:
- a CDS encoding argininosuccinate synthase: MNDRVVLAFSGGLDTSVAIPFLAEKTGAEVIAVAVDVGQGGEDMEVIRKRAIDCGAVESVVVDAREEFASDFCVPALQANALYMDRYPLVSALSRPLIVKHLAAAAKEFGGTHVSHGCTGKGNDQVRFEAGLAALFPELKVIAPARDYAWTRDKAIAYAEEKNLPIETSKKNPYSIDQNIWGRAVETGFLEDIWNGPVEDVYSYTADPAEPREADEVIVSFVKGVPVALDGRHLTPFQVIAELNRRAGAQGVGRLDMVEDRLVGIKSREVYEAPGAIALITAHMELENVTVERDLARFKRSVDQRWGELVYDGLWFSPLKKALDVFIAEAQQHVTGEIRMTLHGGRATVTGRRSEASLYDFNLATYDTGDTFDQSLAKGFVELWSLPSKIASARDARLV, from the coding sequence ATGAATGACCGGGTCGTACTCGCCTTCTCAGGCGGCCTCGACACCTCTGTCGCCATTCCCTTCCTCGCCGAGAAGACCGGCGCCGAAGTCATCGCCGTGGCCGTCGACGTCGGCCAGGGCGGCGAGGACATGGAGGTCATCCGGAAGCGGGCCATCGACTGCGGCGCCGTCGAGTCCGTCGTCGTGGACGCCCGCGAGGAGTTCGCCTCCGACTTCTGCGTGCCCGCCCTGCAGGCCAACGCCCTCTACATGGACCGCTACCCGCTGGTCTCCGCGCTGTCGCGGCCGCTGATCGTCAAGCACCTGGCCGCCGCGGCCAAGGAGTTCGGCGGCACCCACGTCTCCCACGGCTGCACCGGCAAGGGCAACGACCAGGTCCGGTTCGAGGCCGGCCTGGCCGCGCTCTTCCCCGAGCTCAAGGTCATCGCCCCCGCCCGCGACTACGCGTGGACCCGCGACAAGGCGATCGCCTACGCCGAGGAGAAGAACCTCCCGATCGAGACCAGCAAGAAGAACCCCTACTCGATCGACCAGAACATCTGGGGCCGGGCCGTCGAGACCGGCTTCCTGGAGGACATCTGGAACGGCCCCGTCGAGGACGTCTACTCCTACACCGCCGACCCGGCCGAGCCGCGCGAGGCCGACGAGGTCATCGTCAGCTTCGTCAAGGGCGTCCCGGTCGCGCTGGACGGGCGTCACCTGACCCCGTTCCAGGTCATCGCAGAGCTCAACCGGCGCGCCGGCGCCCAGGGCGTCGGCCGGCTCGACATGGTCGAGGACCGGCTCGTCGGCATCAAGTCCCGCGAGGTCTACGAGGCGCCCGGCGCCATCGCGCTGATCACCGCGCACATGGAGCTGGAGAACGTCACCGTCGAGCGCGACCTCGCCCGGTTCAAGCGGTCGGTGGACCAGCGCTGGGGCGAGCTCGTCTACGACGGCCTCTGGTTCTCCCCGCTGAAGAAGGCCCTGGACGTCTTCATCGCCGAGGCCCAGCAGCATGTCACCGGTGAGATCCGGATGACCCTGCACGGCGGCCGGGCCACGGTCACCGGCCGGCGCTCCGAGGCCTCGCTGTACGACTTCAACCTCGCCACCTACGACACCGGCGACACCTTCGACCAGTCGCTCGCCAAGGGTTTCGTCGAGCTGTGGAGCCTGCCCTCCAAGATCGCGTCCGCCCGGGACGCCCGACTGGTCTGA
- a CDS encoding arginine repressor: MIPMTKVARQARIAELLERQPVRSQPDLARLLLESGVEVTQATLSRDLDELGALKLRAEDGSLVYALPGEGGGRIPLARLGSGESPAARLGRLAEELLVSAEASANLVIVRTPPGAAQFLASAIDHADWKSILGTVAGDDTILVISRDPMGGDAVAEALLRHADRRI; the protein is encoded by the coding sequence ATGATTCCCATGACCAAGGTCGCCCGCCAGGCGCGGATCGCCGAACTCCTGGAGCGCCAGCCGGTCCGCTCCCAGCCCGACCTCGCCAGGCTCCTGCTGGAGAGCGGGGTGGAGGTCACCCAGGCAACCCTCTCCCGTGATCTCGACGAGCTCGGCGCGCTCAAGCTGCGCGCCGAGGACGGCTCCCTGGTCTACGCCCTGCCCGGTGAGGGCGGCGGCCGGATCCCGCTGGCCAGGCTCGGCTCCGGGGAGTCCCCGGCCGCCCGGCTGGGCCGCCTCGCCGAGGAACTGCTCGTCTCCGCCGAGGCGTCCGCCAACCTGGTGATCGTCCGCACGCCGCCGGGAGCGGCCCAGTTCCTCGCCTCCGCCATCGACCACGCCGACTGGAAGTCCATCCTCGGCACGGTCGCCGGAGACGACACGATCCTCGTCATCAGCCGGGACCCGATGGGAGGGGACGCGGTCGCCGAGGCCCTGCTCCGGCACGCCGACCGACGTATCTAG
- the argF gene encoding ornithine carbamoyltransferase, with amino-acid sequence MTEHHTGSAPVRHFLRDDDLSPAEQAEVLDLAGAMKKDRHGYRPFDGPQTVAVLFDKPSTRTRISFAVGIGELGGLPLVIDAGSSQMGRGESIEDTARVLERQVGAIVWRTAGQERIEAMASVSSVPVVNALTDEFHPCQILADLQTVREQFGRTAGLTLTYLGDGANNMAHSYLLGGALAGMHVRIAAPPGYQPDPEILRQAGLLAAETGGSVAALPDPAVAAAGADVIATDTWVSMGQDGKEQRIADLTPFQVNAELMSHAAPGAIVLHCLPAYRDLEISADVLDGPRSLVWDQAENRLHAQKALLHWLVSATRSAGSADGRGTLAMRPAEAEEAT; translated from the coding sequence ATGACTGAGCACCACACCGGCTCCGCGCCGGTCAGGCACTTCCTCCGGGACGACGACCTGTCGCCCGCCGAGCAGGCCGAGGTGCTCGACCTGGCCGGGGCCATGAAGAAGGACCGCCACGGCTACCGACCCTTCGACGGCCCGCAGACCGTCGCGGTGCTCTTCGACAAGCCGTCCACCCGGACCCGGATCTCCTTCGCCGTCGGCATCGGCGAGCTCGGGGGCCTGCCCCTGGTCATCGACGCCGGATCCTCGCAGATGGGCCGGGGCGAGTCCATCGAGGACACCGCCCGAGTCCTGGAGCGCCAGGTTGGCGCCATCGTGTGGCGGACCGCGGGACAGGAGAGGATCGAGGCCATGGCCTCCGTGTCCTCGGTGCCCGTGGTCAACGCGCTCACCGACGAGTTCCACCCCTGCCAGATCCTCGCCGACCTGCAGACCGTCAGGGAGCAATTCGGCAGGACCGCCGGGCTCACCCTGACCTACCTCGGCGACGGCGCCAACAACATGGCCCACTCCTACCTGCTCGGCGGGGCCCTCGCCGGCATGCACGTGCGGATCGCCGCCCCGCCCGGCTACCAGCCCGACCCGGAGATCCTGCGGCAGGCCGGCCTGCTCGCCGCGGAGACCGGCGGATCGGTCGCCGCGCTGCCCGACCCGGCCGTGGCCGCCGCCGGCGCGGACGTGATCGCCACCGACACCTGGGTCTCGATGGGGCAGGACGGCAAGGAGCAGCGGATCGCCGACCTGACGCCCTTCCAGGTCAACGCCGAGCTGATGAGCCACGCGGCCCCCGGCGCGATCGTGCTGCACTGCCTGCCCGCCTACCGGGACCTGGAGATCTCCGCCGACGTCCTCGACGGCCCGCGCAGCCTGGTGTGGGACCAGGCCGAGAACCGGCTGCACGCCCAGAAGGCCCTGCTGCACTGGCTGGTCTCGGCCACCCGGAGCGCGGGGAGCGCCGACGGGCGTGGCACGCTTGCCATGAGGCCCGCGGAAGCGGAAGAGGCCACCTGA
- a CDS encoding acetylornithine transaminase, protein MYERPASDALSKRFEAAFMPNYGVPPVALARGEGSKAWDVDGREYLDLIGGIAVSSLGHAHPALVAAVSAQVATLAHTSNLFLHEPEVLLAERLLGLLGAPARVFLTNSGTEANEAALKLAIKYGKSTGRGYFVAAENAFHGRTLGALSLTGKPSIRDQFGPFPADVRFVPYGDADALKNAVTAECAAVFLEPTQGEAGVVPPPDGYFRAAREICDATGALLVADEIQSAIGRTGHWFAHQHDGVLPDVLTLAKGLGGGMPIGACVGFGPAGTIFAKGDHGSTFGGNPVSAAAALAVLDTIDRDGLLDHVRTVGAQLAEGIAAIDHPLLKGVRGRGLWLAIVLTADRSAQVQAAAQHAGFLVNALQPDAVRLAPPLVITSEQIAAFVAALPAILDEAADD, encoded by the coding sequence ATGTACGAGCGCCCCGCCTCCGACGCGCTCAGCAAGCGCTTCGAGGCCGCCTTCATGCCGAACTACGGCGTCCCCCCGGTCGCGCTGGCGCGCGGCGAGGGCTCGAAGGCCTGGGACGTCGACGGCCGTGAGTATCTCGACCTGATCGGCGGCATCGCGGTCAGCTCGCTCGGCCACGCCCACCCGGCCCTGGTGGCGGCCGTCTCCGCGCAGGTGGCCACGCTCGCGCACACCAGCAACCTGTTCCTGCACGAGCCGGAGGTGCTGCTCGCCGAACGGCTCCTCGGCCTGCTCGGCGCCCCGGCCAGGGTCTTCCTCACCAACTCGGGCACCGAGGCCAACGAGGCCGCGCTCAAACTCGCCATCAAGTACGGCAAGTCGACCGGCCGCGGCTACTTCGTGGCCGCCGAGAACGCCTTCCACGGCCGTACCCTCGGCGCGCTCTCGCTGACCGGCAAGCCGTCCATCCGCGACCAGTTCGGCCCGTTCCCGGCGGACGTCCGCTTCGTCCCCTACGGCGACGCCGACGCGCTGAAGAACGCGGTCACCGCGGAGTGCGCCGCGGTCTTCCTGGAGCCCACCCAGGGCGAGGCCGGAGTCGTGCCCCCGCCCGACGGCTACTTCAGGGCCGCCAGGGAGATCTGCGACGCGACCGGCGCGCTGCTGGTCGCCGACGAGATCCAGTCCGCGATCGGCCGCACCGGCCACTGGTTCGCCCACCAGCACGACGGCGTCCTGCCCGACGTGCTGACCCTGGCCAAGGGCCTCGGCGGCGGCATGCCGATCGGCGCCTGCGTCGGCTTCGGCCCGGCGGGCACGATCTTCGCCAAGGGCGACCACGGCTCCACCTTCGGGGGCAACCCCGTCTCGGCCGCCGCCGCGCTCGCCGTACTCGACACCATCGACCGGGACGGCCTGCTGGACCATGTCCGGACGGTCGGCGCGCAGCTCGCTGAGGGCATCGCCGCGATCGACCACCCGCTGCTGAAGGGCGTCCGCGGCCGAGGCCTGTGGCTGGCCATCGTGCTGACCGCCGACCGCTCCGCACAGGTCCAGGCGGCGGCGCAGCACGCCGGCTTCCTGGTCAACGCCCTCCAGCCCGACGCGGTACGGCTCGCGCCCCCGCTAGTGATCACCTCCGAGCAGATCGCCGCCTTCGTGGCCGCGCTCCCCGCCATCCTTGACGAGGCAGCCGATGACTGA
- the argB gene encoding acetylglutamate kinase has product MRTGDALAKAHTLIEALPWLARFNGATVVIKYGGNAMTEEHLREKFAADVVFLRYAGLKPVIVHGGGPQINAQLDRLGIESTFTAGLRVTTPEAMQVVRMVLVGQVNRDVVGLINRHGPFAIGMSGEDAHLFTAVRKHAVVDGARVDIGQVGDIVNVEAGAVQALLDDGRIPVISSIARSDDGTVYNVNADTAAAAVAVALQASKLIVLTDVEGLYRDWRPDAGDGGNEVIRQLSATELGKLLPGLSSGMVPKMEACLTAVRGGVPQAHVLDGRVPHSVLLEIFTDEGIGTMVLPDVAKAPAVPNLVNRRLTATIQLNGSDK; this is encoded by the coding sequence ATGAGGACCGGCGACGCCCTGGCCAAGGCGCACACGCTGATCGAGGCGCTGCCCTGGCTCGCCCGCTTCAACGGCGCGACCGTCGTCATCAAGTACGGCGGCAACGCGATGACCGAGGAGCACCTGCGGGAGAAGTTCGCCGCCGACGTCGTCTTCCTGCGCTACGCCGGGCTCAAGCCGGTCATCGTGCACGGCGGCGGACCGCAGATCAACGCCCAGCTCGACAGGCTCGGCATCGAGTCCACCTTCACCGCCGGGCTCCGGGTCACCACCCCCGAGGCCATGCAGGTGGTCAGGATGGTCCTGGTCGGCCAGGTCAACCGGGACGTGGTCGGCCTGATCAACCGGCACGGGCCGTTCGCCATCGGCATGTCGGGCGAGGACGCCCACCTGTTCACCGCCGTCCGCAAGCACGCCGTCGTCGACGGCGCCCGGGTGGACATCGGCCAGGTCGGCGACATCGTCAACGTCGAGGCCGGAGCCGTCCAGGCACTGCTGGACGACGGGCGGATCCCGGTGATCTCCTCGATCGCGCGCAGCGACGACGGCACCGTCTACAACGTCAACGCCGACACCGCCGCCGCCGCGGTCGCGGTGGCACTCCAGGCGTCCAAACTGATCGTCCTGACCGACGTCGAGGGCCTCTACCGCGACTGGCGTCCCGACGCCGGGGACGGCGGCAACGAGGTCATCAGGCAGCTGTCGGCCACGGAGCTCGGCAAGCTCCTGCCCGGCCTGTCCAGCGGCATGGTGCCCAAGATGGAGGCGTGCCTGACCGCCGTCCGGGGAGGCGTGCCGCAGGCGCACGTGCTCGACGGCAGGGTGCCCCACTCGGTGCTGCTGGAGATCTTCACCGACGAGGGCATCGGAACCATGGTGCTGCCGGACGTCGCGAAGGCGCCGGCCGTGCCGAACCTGGTCAATCGGCGGCTGACCGCCACCATCCAGCTGAACGGGAGCGACAAGTGA
- the argJ gene encoding bifunctional glutamate N-acetyltransferase/amino-acid acetyltransferase ArgJ, whose product MSVTAPLGFRAAGVVAGIKSSDARDLALVVNDGPSRAAAGVFTRNRVKAAPVLWSQQVLAGGRVHAVVLNSGGANACTGPLGFQDTHATAEKVAGALGESAGEIAVCSTGLIGERLPMEALLSGVDLAVSQISRDGGLAAADAIRTTDTVSKISFRRGEGGYMVGGMAKGAGMLAPALATMLSVITTDADVPAEQLDAVLRRATAVTFDRLDADGCMSTNDTVLLLASGASGVTPDLAEFEQTVRAVCADLARQLLVDAEGATKAIAIEVVGAASEEDAVLVGRTVSRSNLLKCAIHGEDPNWGRVLAAVGTTDAVFEADRLNVAINGIWICRGGAAGDDRSKVDLRPRDVTITVDLSAGPHSATVHTTDLTAAYVHENSAYSS is encoded by the coding sequence ATGAGTGTGACCGCCCCCCTCGGCTTCCGGGCGGCGGGTGTCGTCGCCGGAATCAAATCCAGCGACGCCCGCGACCTGGCGCTCGTCGTCAACGACGGCCCGTCGCGCGCCGCGGCGGGTGTCTTCACCCGTAACCGCGTCAAGGCCGCGCCGGTGCTCTGGTCCCAGCAGGTGCTGGCCGGAGGGCGGGTCCACGCGGTCGTCCTCAACTCCGGCGGCGCCAACGCCTGCACCGGCCCGCTCGGCTTCCAGGACACCCACGCCACCGCCGAGAAGGTCGCCGGGGCGCTCGGCGAGTCGGCGGGCGAGATCGCGGTCTGCTCCACCGGCCTGATCGGCGAGCGGCTGCCGATGGAGGCGCTGCTGAGCGGGGTGGACCTCGCGGTCTCCCAGATCAGCAGGGACGGCGGCCTGGCCGCCGCCGACGCCATCCGCACCACCGACACCGTCTCGAAGATCTCCTTCAGGCGGGGCGAGGGCGGCTACATGGTCGGAGGCATGGCCAAGGGAGCGGGCATGCTCGCCCCCGCCCTGGCCACCATGCTCTCCGTGATCACCACCGACGCCGACGTGCCCGCCGAGCAGCTCGACGCGGTGCTCCGCAGGGCGACCGCCGTCACCTTCGACCGGCTCGACGCCGACGGCTGCATGTCCACCAACGACACCGTCCTGCTGCTGGCCAGCGGCGCCTCCGGCGTCACCCCGGACCTCGCCGAGTTCGAGCAGACGGTCCGCGCCGTCTGCGCCGATCTCGCCCGCCAGCTCCTGGTGGACGCGGAGGGCGCGACCAAGGCGATCGCCATCGAGGTCGTCGGCGCGGCCTCGGAGGAGGACGCGGTCCTGGTCGGCCGTACCGTCTCCCGCTCGAACCTCCTCAAGTGCGCCATCCACGGCGAGGACCCCAACTGGGGCCGGGTGCTGGCGGCGGTCGGCACCACCGACGCCGTCTTCGAGGCCGACCGGCTCAACGTGGCCATCAACGGCATCTGGATCTGCAGGGGCGGAGCGGCCGGGGACGACCGCTCCAAGGTGGACCTGCGCCCCCGCGACGTGACGATCACCGTCGACCTGTCGGCGGGCCCGCACTCGGCGACGGTCCACACCACGGACCTCACCGCGGCCTACGTCCACGAGAACTCGGCGTACTCCTCATGA
- the argC gene encoding N-acetyl-gamma-glutamyl-phosphate reductase, which yields MRAAIAGASGYAGGELLRLLLSHPEIEIGALTAGSNAGTALGAHQPHLAPLADRILLDTTADTLGGHDLVFLALPHGQSAAVAAQLGDDTLVVDCGADFRLTDPAAWEHFYGGVHAGAWPYGLPELPGLREGLRGTRRIAVPGCYPTAVTLALFPAFAAGLAEPDVVVVAATGTSGAGKSLKPNLLGSEVMGSVSAYGVGGVHRHTPEMEQNLSPLAGEPVKVSFTPMLAPMSRGILATCTAPAKPGVTAQVLREAYETAAKDEPFLRLLPQGQWPATSMTLGANTAALQVTLDERTGRVVAVIAIDNLTKGTAGGAIQSANLALGLPEELGLPLNGVAP from the coding sequence ATGAGAGCGGCGATCGCCGGTGCCAGCGGCTATGCCGGGGGCGAGTTGCTACGCCTGCTGCTGTCCCACCCCGAGATCGAGATCGGCGCGCTGACGGCGGGATCCAACGCGGGCACCGCTCTCGGCGCCCACCAGCCGCACCTGGCCCCGCTGGCCGACCGGATCCTGCTGGACACCACGGCCGACACCCTCGGCGGCCACGACCTCGTCTTCCTCGCCCTCCCGCACGGCCAGTCCGCGGCCGTCGCCGCGCAGCTCGGCGACGACACGCTGGTCGTCGACTGCGGCGCGGACTTCCGCCTCACCGACCCCGCGGCCTGGGAGCACTTCTACGGCGGCGTCCACGCGGGCGCCTGGCCGTACGGGCTGCCCGAGCTGCCCGGCCTGCGTGAGGGGCTCCGCGGCACCAGGAGGATCGCCGTCCCCGGGTGCTACCCGACGGCCGTCACCCTGGCGCTGTTCCCCGCCTTCGCCGCCGGCCTGGCCGAGCCCGACGTGGTCGTGGTCGCCGCCACCGGCACCAGCGGGGCGGGCAAGTCGCTCAAGCCGAACCTGCTGGGCAGCGAGGTGATGGGCTCGGTCAGCGCCTACGGCGTCGGCGGCGTCCACCGGCACACCCCCGAGATGGAGCAGAACCTCTCCCCCCTGGCGGGTGAGCCGGTGAAGGTCTCCTTCACCCCCATGCTGGCCCCCATGAGCCGCGGCATCCTCGCCACCTGCACGGCACCGGCCAAGCCCGGCGTCACCGCGCAGGTCCTGCGCGAGGCCTACGAGACCGCGGCCAAGGACGAACCGTTCCTGCGGCTGCTGCCCCAGGGGCAGTGGCCCGCGACCTCGATGACCCTCGGCGCCAACACCGCCGCCCTCCAGGTGACCCTGGACGAGCGCACCGGACGTGTCGTCGCCGTCATCGCCATCGACAACCTGACCAAGGGCACCGCGGGAGGCGCGATCCAGAGCGCCAACCTCGCCCTCGGCCTGCCAGAAGAGCTCGGCCTTCCTCTCAATGGAGTTGCCCCATGA
- a CDS encoding class I adenylate-forming enzyme family protein, with product MTVTHDQVQAQLTGPGQLFEMEEVAGHGGTVRTWKHAPGHFRALLEMSRFHGDKVFLTYEDEHITYEEHFRRAATLARRLVEDYGVVKGDRVAIAMRNYPEWVVAFSATLAAGAVAVPLNAWWTAQELEFGLSDSGAKVLIADGERAARLGGLAQSLIVARGEAPEGARSFEDVLGAVEADVTLPTVELSPEDPATIFYTSGTTGRPKGALGSHRNLGQSPMTVAYGLLRSVVRAGKDPAESAGQRRVTLLTVPLFHVTGCFAVMTTTMFTGGGLVLMYKWDAGRALELIEREKVTTFSGVPTNVWQLLSHPGLDKHDISSLNSLGYGGAPAPPKLLERITELLPSRSPSNGYGMTETTALTINNGGVDYLAKPDSIGLPMPVVEVKIADPLGDELPAGEVGELCLRGPNVILGYWNRPEATAETFIGGWLHTGDLARVDEEGFVFIVDRAKDMVIRGGENVYCAEVEAALFEHPAVDDVAVIGIPHDELGEEVGAVVRLAAPASAEELQAFLRERIAAFKIPVRFWVRETELPRNPGGKILKTHLRKEVLGS from the coding sequence ATGACTGTCACGCATGACCAGGTCCAGGCCCAGCTCACCGGTCCAGGACAGCTTTTCGAGATGGAGGAGGTCGCCGGCCACGGCGGCACCGTCAGGACGTGGAAACACGCTCCCGGCCACTTCCGCGCGCTCCTCGAGATGAGCCGGTTCCACGGCGACAAGGTCTTCCTGACGTACGAGGACGAGCACATCACCTACGAGGAGCACTTCCGGCGGGCGGCGACGCTGGCACGGCGCCTGGTGGAGGACTACGGCGTGGTCAAGGGCGACCGGGTCGCCATCGCCATGCGCAACTACCCCGAGTGGGTGGTCGCGTTCTCCGCCACGCTGGCCGCCGGGGCGGTGGCCGTACCGCTCAACGCCTGGTGGACCGCCCAGGAGCTGGAGTTCGGGCTGTCGGACTCCGGGGCCAAGGTGCTGATCGCCGACGGCGAGCGCGCCGCCAGGCTCGGCGGCCTGGCGCAGTCGCTGATCGTGGCCCGGGGCGAGGCTCCCGAGGGTGCCCGCTCGTTCGAGGACGTGCTGGGCGCCGTCGAGGCCGACGTGACGCTGCCGACGGTCGAGCTGTCCCCGGAGGACCCGGCCACGATCTTCTACACCTCGGGCACCACCGGCCGCCCCAAGGGCGCCCTCGGCAGCCACCGCAACCTCGGCCAGTCCCCCATGACCGTGGCCTACGGCCTGCTGCGCAGCGTGGTCCGGGCGGGCAAGGACCCGGCGGAGTCGGCCGGGCAGCGCCGCGTCACCCTGCTCACCGTGCCGCTCTTCCACGTCACCGGCTGCTTCGCGGTGATGACCACCACCATGTTCACCGGCGGCGGCCTGGTGCTGATGTACAAGTGGGACGCCGGGCGGGCCCTGGAGCTGATCGAGCGCGAGAAGGTCACCACGTTCAGCGGCGTGCCCACCAACGTGTGGCAGCTCCTGTCCCACCCCGGCCTGGACAAGCACGACATCTCCAGCCTCAACTCCCTCGGGTACGGCGGCGCCCCGGCCCCGCCGAAGCTGCTGGAGCGCATCACCGAGCTGCTGCCCAGCCGCTCCCCCTCCAACGGCTACGGCATGACCGAGACCACCGCGCTCACCATCAACAACGGCGGCGTGGACTACCTGGCCAAGCCCGACAGCATCGGCCTGCCGATGCCCGTGGTCGAGGTGAAGATCGCCGACCCGCTCGGCGACGAGCTCCCGGCCGGCGAGGTCGGCGAGCTCTGCCTGCGCGGCCCGAACGTGATCCTCGGCTACTGGAACCGCCCCGAGGCCACCGCCGAGACCTTCATCGGCGGCTGGCTGCACACCGGCGACCTGGCGCGGGTGGACGAGGAGGGCTTCGTGTTCATCGTGGACCGGGCCAAGGACATGGTCATCCGCGGCGGCGAGAACGTCTACTGCGCAGAGGTCGAGGCCGCGCTGTTCGAGCATCCGGCGGTGGACGACGTCGCGGTGATCGGCATCCCCCACGACGAGCTCGGCGAGGAGGTCGGCGCGGTGGTACGGCTGGCGGCCCCGGCGAGCGCCGAGGAGCTGCAGGCCTTCCTGCGCGAGCGGATCGCGGCGTTCAAGATCCCGGTCCGGTTCTGGGTCCGCGAGACCGAGCTCCCCCGCAACCCCGGCGGCAAGATCCTCAAGACCCACCTCCGCAAGGAGGTCCTGGGCTCCTGA
- a CDS encoding MFS transporter: MPETSDRSLRTLVRRLKMDLGPLRDSRDFRLLFGSGMITMFGTFLTLVAVPLQMKELTHGSYLAVGLVSVAEFVPMVVCGLWGGAIADALDRRKIILYTEVGLCVTVVALMVNAMLPEPQIWVLYVVGALSAGLGSLQRPSLESLMPRVVRHDQLTAAAALTSFRWNLGAIVAPGLSGLIVIWFGFAAAYGINVATFLFSLALLWLVKAPPQSEDAPPASIRALVEGVRYAVGRTDLMGTYLVDIAAMVFAFSTALYPFLADELGVPEAQGLFFSASAVGSLIASVTSGWTSHVHRHGLGVVVAAIGWGAAVALAAVMPTVWGIFACLALAGAADMISGVFRSTIWNQTIPDEFRGRLAGIELLSYTSGPMLGNARASLMGQLGGTRFSLGAGGLLCVGAVVAMAGLLPRFRDYDARTDEHAVRERARREAHAGAET; encoded by the coding sequence GTGCCTGAAACTTCTGACCGATCGCTCAGAACGCTGGTCCGCCGGCTGAAAATGGACCTGGGCCCCCTGCGCGACTCCCGCGACTTCCGGCTGCTCTTCGGCTCGGGAATGATCACGATGTTCGGCACCTTTCTCACGCTGGTCGCGGTCCCGCTGCAGATGAAGGAGCTCACCCACGGCTCCTACCTGGCGGTCGGCCTGGTCAGCGTGGCGGAATTCGTGCCGATGGTGGTGTGCGGGCTCTGGGGCGGGGCGATCGCGGACGCGCTCGACCGGCGGAAGATCATCCTCTACACCGAGGTGGGGCTCTGCGTCACGGTCGTGGCCCTGATGGTCAACGCGATGCTGCCGGAGCCGCAGATCTGGGTGCTGTACGTGGTCGGCGCGCTCTCCGCCGGCCTCGGCAGCCTGCAGCGGCCGAGCCTGGAGTCGCTGATGCCGCGCGTGGTCAGGCACGACCAGCTCACCGCGGCCGCCGCGCTGACCAGCTTCCGCTGGAACCTCGGCGCCATCGTGGCCCCCGGTCTCAGCGGCCTGATCGTCATCTGGTTCGGCTTCGCCGCCGCCTACGGCATCAACGTGGCGACCTTCCTGTTCTCCCTGGCCCTGCTCTGGCTGGTGAAGGCCCCGCCGCAGTCCGAGGACGCTCCCCCGGCGTCGATCAGGGCGCTGGTCGAGGGCGTCCGCTACGCCGTGGGCCGCACGGACCTGATGGGCACCTACCTGGTGGACATCGCCGCGATGGTCTTCGCGTTCTCCACCGCGCTGTACCCCTTCCTCGCCGACGAGCTCGGCGTCCCCGAGGCTCAGGGCCTGTTCTTCTCCGCCTCGGCCGTCGGCTCGCTGATCGCCTCGGTCACCTCCGGCTGGACCAGCCACGTCCACCGCCACGGCCTGGGCGTCGTCGTGGCGGCGATCGGGTGGGGCGCCGCGGTGGCGCTGGCGGCCGTCATGCCCACCGTCTGGGGCATCTTCGCCTGCCTGGCCCTGGCCGGGGCGGCCGACATGATCAGCGGTGTCTTCCGCTCCACCATCTGGAACCAGACCATCCCGGACGAGTTCCGTGGCCGTCTGGCAGGCATCGAGCTGCTCTCCTACACCAGCGGCCCGATGCTGGGCAACGCCAGGGCGAGCCTGATGGGCCAGCTCGGCGGGACCCGCTTCTCCCTGGGCGCGGGCGGCCTGCTGTGCGTCGGCGCGGTGGTCGCGATGGCCGGGCTGCTGCCCAGGTTCCGCGACTACGACGCCCGCACCGACGAGCACGCGGTCCGGGAGCGTGCCCGCCGCGAGGCCCACGCGGGGGCCGAGACCTGA